The proteins below come from a single Chryseobacterium bernardetii genomic window:
- the ilvC gene encoding ketol-acid reductoisomerase, with amino-acid sequence MAKLNFGGVEENVVTREEFPLKKAQEVLKDEVVAVIGYGVQGPGQALNQKDNGINVIVGQRKNSKSWDKAVADGFVPGETLFEIEEALEKGTIICYLLSDAAQIEYWPKVKQHLTPGKALYFSHGFGITFNERTGIVPPADVDVFLVAPKGSGTSLRRMFLQNRGLNSSFAVYQDATGKARERVTALGIAIGSGYLFETDFKKEVYSDLAGERGTLMGAVQGIFAAQYDVLRKNGHSPSEAFNETVEELTQSLMPLVAENGMDWMYANCSTTAQRGALDWWKRFRDATSPLFEELYDNVAKGNEAQRSIDSNSKPDYREKLEAELTELRESEMWKAGKTVRSLRPENN; translated from the coding sequence ATGGCAAAATTAAATTTCGGAGGAGTAGAAGAAAACGTAGTAACAAGAGAAGAATTCCCATTAAAAAAAGCGCAGGAAGTATTAAAGGATGAAGTAGTGGCTGTAATTGGCTACGGAGTACAGGGACCGGGGCAGGCGCTGAACCAGAAGGACAATGGAATTAATGTTATTGTGGGGCAGAGAAAGAATTCTAAATCCTGGGATAAGGCTGTAGCAGATGGATTTGTACCGGGAGAAACTTTATTCGAAATAGAAGAAGCTCTGGAAAAGGGAACTATTATCTGTTATCTTCTGAGTGATGCTGCACAAATAGAATATTGGCCAAAAGTAAAACAGCATCTAACTCCCGGAAAAGCATTGTATTTCTCTCACGGTTTTGGAATTACCTTTAATGAACGTACAGGAATTGTTCCTCCGGCTGATGTAGATGTTTTTCTTGTAGCTCCGAAGGGATCTGGAACTTCATTGAGAAGGATGTTTCTTCAAAACAGGGGGTTAAACAGCAGTTTTGCCGTTTATCAGGATGCAACAGGGAAAGCAAGAGAAAGAGTAACAGCTCTGGGAATTGCCATAGGAAGCGGATATTTGTTTGAAACAGACTTTAAAAAAGAAGTATACAGCGATCTTGCCGGAGAAAGAGGAACATTAATGGGTGCCGTACAGGGAATATTCGCTGCACAATATGATGTATTGAGAAAGAATGGGCACAGTCCGTCAGAAGCATTCAACGAAACGGTGGAAGAACTTACCCAATCATTAATGCCTCTGGTAGCAGAAAACGGAATGGACTGGATGTATGCGAACTGCAGTACCACTGCACAAAGAGGAGCTTTAGACTGGTGGAAGCGTTTCAGGGATGCTACTTCTCCTTTATTTGAGGAACTGTATGATAATGTTGCCAAAGGAAATGAGGCTCAAAGATCCATTGACAGTAACAGTAAGCCTGATTACAGAGAAAAGCTGGAAGCAGAATTAACAGAGTTGAGAGAAAGTGAAATGTGGAAGGCAGGGAAAACTGTAAGAAGCCTGAGACCGGAGAATAATTAA